A stretch of the Lolium perenne isolate Kyuss_39 chromosome 3, Kyuss_2.0, whole genome shotgun sequence genome encodes the following:
- the LOC127340917 gene encoding uncharacterized protein isoform X2, whose translation MAADDEPSITRWSFEDFERYYDAGLGIRHQPKGDGDDDDDDEEDAPPGSGPADSARANGGADLAVFEQYERLDRNVEFRNGAMEAGPPQKSLLPSFESAETRNLAETLLRRSAMGGQQ comes from the exons ATGGCCGCCGACGACGAGCCCTCCATTACCCGCTGGTCCTTCGAG GATTTCGAGCGCTACTACGACGCGGGCCTCGGCATCCGCCACCAGCCCAAGGGCGAcggagatgacgacgacgacgatgaagagGACGCACCGCCCGGATCAGGCCCCGCCGACAGCGCCCGCGCCAACGGCGGCGCTGACCTCGCCGTGTTCGAGCAGTACGAGCGTCTg GATAGAAATGTCGAGTTCCGTAACGGGGCAATGGAGGCTGGGCCGCC GCAGAAATCTCTGCTCCCTTCTTTTGAATCTGCAGAAACACGCAACTTAGCCGAGACATTGTTGAG gaggagcgccatGGGAGGACAACAATGA
- the LOC127340917 gene encoding uncharacterized protein isoform X1, with amino-acid sequence MAADDEPSITRWSFEDFERYYDAGLGIRHQPKGDGDDDDDDEEDAPPGSGPADSARANGGADLAVFEQYERLDRNVEFRNGAMEAGPPQKSLLPSFESAETRNLAETLLRRRSAMGGQQ; translated from the exons ATGGCCGCCGACGACGAGCCCTCCATTACCCGCTGGTCCTTCGAG GATTTCGAGCGCTACTACGACGCGGGCCTCGGCATCCGCCACCAGCCCAAGGGCGAcggagatgacgacgacgacgatgaagagGACGCACCGCCCGGATCAGGCCCCGCCGACAGCGCCCGCGCCAACGGCGGCGCTGACCTCGCCGTGTTCGAGCAGTACGAGCGTCTg GATAGAAATGTCGAGTTCCGTAACGGGGCAATGGAGGCTGGGCCGCC GCAGAAATCTCTGCTCCCTTCTTTTGAATCTGCAGAAACACGCAACTTAGCCGAGACATTGTTGAG gaggaggagcgccatGGGAGGACAACAATGA